The Celeribacter marinus genome window below encodes:
- a CDS encoding cell division protein ZapA encodes MPDVSVNIGGRTYEVACQEGEEHFLKSAASLLETEAAVLSSQIGRMPEARMLLMSGLMLADKTAGMDEKLRSLEAKLGAQEALIEEMRSQPKPEPERIEVPVVPQGVRDSLAELAARSEAMAGELEDRLGLSAQS; translated from the coding sequence ATGCCAGACGTCAGTGTAAATATCGGTGGTCGCACATATGAGGTGGCGTGTCAGGAGGGCGAGGAGCATTTCTTGAAATCTGCGGCGTCCTTGCTTGAAACCGAAGCGGCGGTTTTGTCGAGCCAGATCGGGCGGATGCCCGAGGCGCGTATGTTGTTGATGTCGGGCCTTATGCTGGCCGATAAAACGGCAGGGATGGACGAAAAACTGCGCTCGTTAGAGGCCAAACTTGGCGCGCAAGAAGCGTTGATTGAGGAAATGCGGTCGCAACCCAAACCTGAGCCCGAGCGCATCGAAGTTCCCGTTGTGCCACAAGGTGTGCGCGATTCCCTTGCGGAGCTTGCGGCGCGCAGCGAAGCCATGGCGGGCGAGTTGGAAGATCGCTTGGGATTGTCTGCGCAAAGCTAA
- the grxD gene encoding Grx4 family monothiol glutaredoxin, with protein sequence MSAKETIQNTVDTNDVVLFMKGTKSAPQCGFSSKVAGILNFMCLEYTDVNVLADDEIRQGIKEFSDWPTIPQLYIKGEFVGGCDIVIEMTLSGELDQAFVDKGVAFDAEKAEQIRAANG encoded by the coding sequence ATGTCCGCCAAAGAAACCATTCAAAACACCGTCGACACCAATGATGTTGTGCTCTTTATGAAAGGCACAAAATCCGCACCACAGTGTGGCTTTTCCTCAAAAGTCGCCGGTATTCTCAACTTTATGTGCCTTGAGTACACAGACGTGAACGTGCTCGCGGATGACGAAATCCGCCAGGGGATCAAAGAGTTCTCCGATTGGCCGACTATCCCACAGCTCTACATCAAAGGCGAGTTTGTCGGTGGGTGTGATATCGTTATCGAAATGACGCTGTCGGGTGAGCTGGACCAAGCGTTCGTGGACAAAGGCGTGGCATTCGACGCTGAAAAAGCCGAACAGATCCGCGCTGCAAACGGCTAA
- the purL gene encoding phosphoribosylformylglycinamidine synthase subunit PurL: protein MTEPAITEDLIAAHGLSPDEYAQILRILNRDPSFTELGIFSAMWNEHCSYKSSKKHLRGLPTTGPQVICGPGENAGIVDIGDGQCVVFKMESHNHPSYIEPYQGAATGVGGILRDVFTMGARPIAAMNSLSFGVKEHPKTRQLVHGVVEGVGGYGNCFGVPTVGGEVRFHKAYNGNCLVNAFAAGLADTDKIFYSAASGVGMPVVYLGAKTGRDGVGGATMASAEFDDTIEDKRPTVQVGDPFTEKCLMEATLELMATGAVISIQDMGAAGLTCSAVEMGDKGKLGIRLDLENVPQRETNMTAYEMMLSESQERMLMVLKPEKEDVARAVFEKWDLDFAIVGETISEDRFLIMHNGVCMGDLPLSTLASSAPEYDRPWVPTPAAAAVEDVPQIDPIDGLKGLISSPNYASKAWVYEQYDTQVMGDTVQKPGLGAGVIRIHDTGKMLAFTSDVTPRYVKANPVEGGKQAVAEAYRNLIATGATPLATTDNLNFGNPEKPEIMGQFVGALDGISQAVSFLDMPIVSGNVSLYNESYGEGILPTPTIGAVGLIANEDELIFGLPNEGDMAILIGETHGHLGQSALLAEVFNREDGDAPHVDLALEKRNGEFLRANGKLVSSASDLSDGGLALAAFEMAEAAGLGLTLDDNDTAQLFGEDQARYLVACSFDQAEALMVAAGQAGVTLATVGKFGGDTVQMGGASAPMAELSAIYRGTFGETFA from the coding sequence ATGACTGAACCTGCCATCACCGAAGACCTGATCGCCGCACACGGGCTTAGCCCCGATGAATACGCCCAAATCCTGCGTATTTTGAACCGCGACCCGTCCTTTACCGAGCTTGGTATTTTCTCGGCCATGTGGAACGAGCATTGTTCCTACAAATCCTCGAAAAAGCATCTGCGCGGCCTGCCCACCACTGGACCACAAGTGATCTGTGGACCCGGCGAGAACGCGGGCATTGTCGACATCGGTGACGGCCAATGCGTGGTCTTTAAAATGGAAAGCCACAACCACCCCTCCTACATCGAACCCTATCAGGGCGCGGCTACGGGCGTGGGCGGCATTTTGCGCGATGTCTTTACCATGGGCGCACGGCCAATTGCGGCGATGAACTCGCTGTCCTTTGGCGTCAAAGAACACCCCAAAACCCGTCAACTTGTCCACGGTGTGGTCGAGGGCGTGGGCGGCTACGGCAACTGTTTCGGCGTGCCGACCGTGGGCGGCGAAGTTCGGTTCCACAAAGCGTACAACGGCAACTGCCTTGTAAACGCGTTCGCGGCGGGCCTCGCCGATACCGACAAAATTTTCTACTCGGCGGCCTCCGGTGTTGGCATGCCCGTTGTCTACCTTGGCGCGAAAACGGGCCGTGATGGCGTGGGCGGCGCGACCATGGCCTCCGCCGAGTTCGACGACACCATTGAGGACAAACGCCCCACCGTTCAAGTCGGCGATCCGTTCACCGAAAAATGCCTGATGGAAGCCACCTTGGAACTGATGGCCACGGGTGCCGTGATCTCTATTCAGGATATGGGCGCGGCCGGCCTGACCTGTTCCGCCGTAGAAATGGGCGACAAGGGCAAACTCGGCATTCGCCTTGATCTCGAAAACGTGCCACAGCGCGAAACCAACATGACCGCTTATGAAATGATGCTCTCCGAGTCCCAAGAGCGCATGCTCATGGTCCTCAAACCAGAGAAAGAAGATGTCGCGCGCGCCGTGTTCGAAAAATGGGATCTCGATTTCGCCATCGTCGGCGAAACCATTTCCGAGGACCGCTTCCTCATTATGCATAACGGCGTGTGCATGGGCGATCTGCCCCTGTCCACGCTCGCCTCCTCAGCCCCTGAATACGACCGCCCATGGGTGCCAACACCCGCCGCCGCCGCCGTTGAGGACGTACCACAAATCGACCCGATTGATGGCCTTAAGGGGCTGATTTCATCGCCAAACTATGCGTCCAAAGCATGGGTCTACGAGCAATATGACACCCAAGTCATGGGCGACACGGTGCAAAAACCGGGTCTGGGCGCGGGCGTGATCCGCATCCACGACACGGGAAAAATGCTCGCCTTTACCTCGGACGTGACCCCGCGCTACGTCAAGGCCAACCCAGTCGAGGGCGGCAAACAGGCAGTCGCAGAAGCCTACCGCAATCTCATTGCAACAGGCGCGACCCCTCTCGCCACCACGGACAACCTGAACTTCGGCAACCCCGAAAAGCCCGAGATCATGGGGCAATTTGTGGGCGCGTTGGACGGGATCAGCCAAGCAGTGTCCTTCCTCGATATGCCCATCGTTTCTGGCAACGTCTCGCTCTACAACGAGAGCTACGGCGAGGGCATCCTGCCTACCCCGACCATTGGCGCAGTTGGCCTCATCGCCAATGAGGACGAGCTGATTTTCGGCCTGCCCAATGAGGGCGATATGGCCATTCTCATCGGCGAAACACACGGCCACCTTGGTCAATCGGCGCTCCTCGCCGAAGTGTTCAACCGCGAAGATGGCGATGCGCCTCACGTTGATCTGGCCCTCGAAAAACGCAATGGCGAATTCCTGCGCGCCAACGGCAAACTGGTGTCCTCTGCCTCTGACCTATCCGATGGCGGTCTAGCACTGGCGGCGTTTGAGATGGCCGAGGCCGCGGGACTGGGCCTGACACTTGATGACAATGACACCGCGCAACTGTTTGGCGAGGATCAAGCCCGCTATCTTGTGGCCTGTTCATTCGATCAAGCCGAAGCATTGATGGTTGCCGCAGGGCAAGCGGGCGTGACACTTGCCACGGTCGGTAAATTCGGCGGTGACACGGTCCAGATGGGTGGCGCATCCGCGCCAATGGCCGAGCTGTCCGCGATATACCGTGGCACCTTTGGCGAGACTTTCGCCTAA
- a CDS encoding holin-associated N-acetylmuramidase yields MKTVQNIADEIIAREGGYVNDPHDPGGATKYGVTIGTLRRLGVDVDGDGTVSVSDVRKLSRDQARDIFVTHYFNGPRIDDLPPVLHASVFDMYVNAGANAVRVLQRLLGDMGITLAVDGLIGPQTIEAAYIAQSLAPHHLVDAYGIARRNYYYSLADRRPSSRKYAKRRDGGKGGWIVRAEAFISTRYHLSRAEHDTRVAAWE; encoded by the coding sequence ATGAAAACAGTTCAAAACATCGCAGACGAGATCATTGCCCGCGAAGGCGGGTACGTGAATGACCCACATGATCCGGGGGGCGCTACAAAATACGGGGTCACCATTGGCACCTTGCGCCGCCTTGGTGTGGATGTCGACGGGGACGGCACGGTGAGTGTCAGTGACGTGCGCAAACTTAGCCGCGATCAGGCGCGCGATATTTTTGTGACCCACTATTTTAACGGGCCGCGCATCGACGACTTGCCACCGGTTTTGCACGCCAGTGTGTTCGACATGTATGTGAACGCGGGTGCCAATGCGGTGCGCGTGTTGCAACGGCTTTTGGGCGATATGGGGATCACGTTGGCGGTCGACGGCCTCATCGGGCCGCAAACGATTGAGGCCGCATACATCGCACAATCACTCGCGCCACATCACCTCGTTGATGCTTACGGCATTGCGCGGCGCAATTACTATTATTCGCTCGCGGATCGGCGTCCTTCGTCGCGCAAATACGCCAAGCGCCGTGATGGTGGTAAGGGCGGTTGGATCGTGCGCGCGGAGGCGTTCATCTCAACGCGGTATCATTTGAGCCGTGCCGAGCACGATACGCGGGTGGCGGCATGGGAATAA
- the ccmE gene encoding cytochrome c maturation protein CcmE: protein MKNLKKTRRIQIIAILTVVLVIAVGMIGYGFKDGINLFRSPTQVVEEPPRKGEIFRIGGLVEEGSIVRGLGTEVTFSVTDVTNTIPVRFEGVLPDLFTENQGMIGTGSLQDGVFIATEILAKHDETYMPKEVVDALKEQGVYQEPES, encoded by the coding sequence ATGAAGAACCTTAAAAAGACGCGCCGCATTCAAATCATCGCTATTTTGACGGTGGTATTGGTGATTGCTGTGGGCATGATCGGCTATGGCTTCAAGGATGGGATCAACCTGTTTCGCTCGCCAACCCAAGTGGTCGAAGAGCCGCCACGAAAAGGTGAGATTTTCCGCATCGGCGGTCTGGTCGAAGAGGGTAGTATCGTGCGTGGCCTTGGCACCGAGGTGACGTTTTCGGTGACGGATGTGACCAACACGATCCCCGTGCGATTTGAGGGGGTCTTGCCCGATTTGTTCACCGAAAATCAGGGGATGATCGGGACAGGCAGCCTACAAGATGGGGTGTTCATCGCGACAGAGATTTTGGCAAAACACGACGAGACCTATATGCCCAAGGAAGTTGTTGATGCGCTGAAAGAGCAAGGGGTCTATCAAGAGCCCGAAAGTTAA
- the murI gene encoding glutamate racemase, whose translation MAVGVFDSGLGGLTVLDAATKRLPDVPFVYFGDNAHAPYGVRSADDVYDLTTAAVERLWEAGCDLVILACNTASAAALRRMQESWIPKDKRVLGVFVPLIEALTEREWGDNSPPREVDVKHVALFATPATVASRAFQRELAFRAIGVDVEAQACGGVVDAIEDGDMILADALVRSHVDALKRKLPNPDAAILGCTHYPMMEKEFQEALGPDVKVFSQANLVADSLADYLKRHPAMIGAGTETMFLTTGDPAKVSRGATQFLKRKVEFVKA comes from the coding sequence ATGGCAGTAGGCGTTTTTGACAGTGGATTGGGCGGTTTAACCGTTCTGGATGCGGCGACCAAGCGGTTGCCTGATGTGCCCTTCGTGTATTTTGGCGACAACGCCCATGCGCCTTACGGTGTGCGCAGTGCGGATGATGTCTACGATCTGACCACAGCCGCCGTCGAGCGGCTATGGGAGGCGGGCTGTGATCTGGTGATTCTAGCCTGCAACACGGCCTCCGCGGCGGCCTTGCGGCGGATGCAGGAAAGCTGGATTCCCAAAGACAAGCGCGTGCTTGGCGTGTTTGTGCCGCTGATTGAGGCTCTGACGGAGCGCGAATGGGGTGATAATTCGCCACCGCGCGAAGTGGATGTGAAACATGTGGCCCTGTTTGCGACCCCCGCCACGGTGGCGAGCCGTGCGTTTCAGCGCGAATTGGCGTTTCGCGCCATCGGTGTGGATGTCGAGGCACAGGCCTGCGGCGGTGTGGTCGATGCAATTGAGGACGGCGATATGATTTTGGCCGATGCGTTGGTGCGCAGCCATGTCGATGCGCTCAAACGTAAGTTGCCCAATCCCGATGCGGCGATCCTCGGGTGTACGCATTACCCGATGATGGAAAAAGAGTTCCAAGAGGCGCTTGGCCCCGATGTTAAAGTGTTCTCACAGGCCAATCTCGTGGCGGATAGTCTTGCCGATTATCTGAAGCGTCATCCCGCAATGATCGGGGCAGGGACCGAGACGATGTTTCTGACCACGGGCGATCCGGCGAAGGTGTCACGCGGAGCCACACAGTTCCTCAAACGCAAAGTCGAGTTTGTCAAAGCCTGA
- a CDS encoding BolA/IbaG family iron-sulfur metabolism protein yields the protein MAITTTEIEHLIRAAFPDAHIIVQSDDGHHFAAEVVDESFRGQNRVQQQRRVNAAVKAKLDSGELHAMALTTRAPE from the coding sequence ATGGCCATCACCACCACCGAGATCGAACACCTGATCCGTGCCGCCTTTCCCGATGCACATATCATCGTGCAAAGCGATGACGGTCACCACTTTGCGGCCGAAGTGGTCGATGAAAGCTTTCGCGGGCAAAACCGTGTCCAACAACAACGCCGCGTAAACGCAGCCGTTAAGGCCAAACTCGACAGTGGCGAATTGCACGCCATGGCGCTGACCACCCGCGCGCCCGAATAA
- a CDS encoding LysR family transcriptional regulator, which translates to MDWDKLRIFHAVADAGSLTHAGDTLHLSQSAVSRQIRALEESLSTTLFHRHARGLILTEQGELLFEATRAMNKRLDAASARIRDSEEEVYGELRVTTATGFGTLWLAPRLHLLYEKYPELKIDLMLEERVLDLPMREADVAIRMKEPSQADLIRKRLMNIRMRLFATQKYLDQNGTPKSVEDLAKHRLICQNPNSAQVSAGAQLVQELTEVSIPSTLYVNNYFGVLQAVLHDLGVGVLPDYLTESSPELVRVLPEIESGEVPVFLAYPEELRHSKRIAVFRDFVTEQISEHRRQMRDGA; encoded by the coding sequence ATGGATTGGGATAAGTTACGGATTTTCCACGCAGTTGCGGATGCAGGGTCACTGACACATGCAGGGGACACCTTGCATTTGAGTCAGTCCGCAGTGTCGCGCCAAATTCGCGCCTTGGAAGAATCACTATCCACAACATTGTTTCACCGTCACGCGCGCGGATTGATTTTGACCGAACAGGGCGAATTGCTATTCGAGGCGACCCGCGCCATGAACAAACGCCTTGATGCGGCATCCGCTCGCATTCGCGACTCTGAGGAAGAGGTGTACGGCGAGCTGCGCGTGACCACCGCCACAGGGTTTGGCACGCTCTGGCTCGCGCCGCGTTTGCACCTGTTGTACGAAAAATACCCCGAGCTAAAGATTGATTTGATGCTTGAGGAACGCGTGCTTGATTTGCCGATGCGTGAGGCGGACGTCGCAATCCGCATGAAAGAGCCATCACAGGCCGATTTGATCCGCAAACGCCTGATGAACATCCGTATGCGGCTGTTCGCCACGCAAAAGTACCTTGACCAGAATGGCACACCCAAATCGGTCGAAGATCTCGCAAAGCATCGCTTGATCTGTCAAAATCCAAACTCCGCTCAGGTCTCTGCGGGGGCGCAACTGGTTCAGGAATTGACCGAGGTGTCGATCCCGTCGACCCTGTACGTCAACAACTACTTTGGCGTTCTGCAGGCCGTGTTGCATGATCTGGGTGTTGGCGTCTTGCCCGACTATCTCACTGAAAGTTCGCCCGAATTGGTGCGCGTCTTGCCCGAGATCGAAAGTGGCGAAGTGCCGGTGTTCCTCGCCTACCCCGAGGAATTGCGCCATTCCAAACGCATTGCGGTGTTCCGCGACTTTGTGACTGAGCAGATTTCAGAGCATCGTCGCCAGATGCGTGACGGCGCATAA
- a CDS encoding holin family protein, producing MGIIDKLLGVLFGEERNVVRETAEIFLENRENSGARDAEFRSSALEQFAREFALERKGGFDRFMDGLNRVPRPLMAFGTIGLCVAAMVDPVWFAARMQGIALVPEPLWWLFGAIVSFYFGARYQVKSQDFQRSVVATMAQAPLVTANIAALNALAAGSRGLPPTSAGNGQDNPALMAWRQADDE from the coding sequence ATGGGAATAATTGATAAACTCTTGGGCGTGTTGTTTGGCGAGGAGCGCAATGTTGTGCGCGAAACCGCCGAGATCTTTTTGGAAAACCGTGAAAATTCTGGCGCGCGCGATGCGGAGTTTCGCAGCTCCGCATTGGAACAATTTGCCCGCGAATTTGCATTGGAGCGCAAGGGCGGTTTTGACCGGTTTATGGACGGGCTCAACCGCGTACCGCGTCCGCTGATGGCTTTTGGCACCATCGGGTTGTGCGTGGCGGCGATGGTTGATCCCGTGTGGTTCGCAGCGCGGATGCAGGGGATTGCCCTTGTTCCCGAACCATTGTGGTGGCTGTTCGGCGCGATTGTCAGCTTTTACTTTGGCGCGCGCTATCAGGTCAAAAGTCAGGATTTCCAACGCTCCGTTGTTGCCACAATGGCCCAAGCGCCCCTGGTGACAGCCAATATCGCCGCCCTCAATGCCTTGGCCGCGGGATCACGTGGCCTGCCGCCCACGTCCGCAGGGAACGGACAGGATAATCCTGCGCTCATGGCATGGAGGCAGGCGGATGATGAGTGA
- a CDS encoding heme lyase CcmF/NrfE family subunit has protein sequence MLVELGHFALILAFFVAIAQTVLPLWGAHTGRRAFMAVGEPAAVVQLVLITFSFGALTYAFVTSDFSLKLVVENSHTLKPMLYKVSGVWGNHEGSMLLWILIVALFGGAAALFGSNLPVTLRARVLGVQGSIGVAFLAFILFTSNPFLRLQFPPMNGDDLNPLLQDPGLAFHPPFLYLGYVGLSMTFSFAVAALLEGRVDAAWGRWVRPWTLAAWVFLTIGIGLGSWWAYYELGWGGFWFWDPVENASFMPWLFAAALLHSAVVVEKRESLKAWTILLAILAFGFSLIGTFLVRSGVITSVHAFANDPERGVFILLILAIFMGGSLVLFSMRASAMTAKGVFSMVSRETALLTNNILLAVAAFVVFIGTIWPLVAEAFWDRKLSVGAPFFDAAFTPFFTILAFILPVGAMMAWKRARLGATLKKLIPSMILALAVFGLIWSIQTQKTLLGPIGLALGMWLIAGACQDLLSKTGKARDLSRLFRLPRADWGRLFAHGGLGVTIAGIAGLTAWSVEDIRVVNIGETFEVSGYTISLDQVERKQGPNYITTMASMSVFEGDKKVATLHPEKRNYPVQQMPTTEAGIDNGFLRDVYLVIGDVQANGGWAVRTYIKPLANWIWGGTIIMSFGGFLSLTDRRYRVAAGARRRKDAAKVAAAGVPAE, from the coding sequence ATGCTCGTAGAACTTGGACATTTCGCATTGATTTTGGCGTTTTTTGTCGCGATTGCCCAGACGGTTTTGCCGCTCTGGGGCGCGCACACGGGACGCCGCGCATTTATGGCGGTGGGGGAACCTGCGGCGGTGGTGCAATTGGTGCTCATCACCTTCTCATTTGGTGCGTTAACCTACGCGTTTGTGACATCTGATTTCTCGCTCAAACTGGTGGTCGAGAACTCCCATACGCTCAAACCGATGCTCTATAAAGTGTCGGGTGTTTGGGGCAACCACGAAGGATCCATGTTGCTTTGGATTTTGATTGTGGCGCTGTTTGGCGGGGCGGCGGCGCTGTTCGGCTCCAATCTACCCGTTACGTTGCGCGCACGGGTGCTTGGCGTACAAGGCTCCATTGGTGTGGCATTTCTCGCGTTTATCTTATTCACATCGAACCCGTTTTTGCGTCTGCAATTTCCGCCAATGAATGGCGATGATCTTAATCCGTTGCTGCAAGATCCCGGTTTGGCGTTTCACCCGCCGTTCCTGTATTTGGGCTATGTGGGTCTTTCCATGACCTTTTCGTTTGCTGTTGCGGCCCTTCTTGAGGGGCGCGTGGATGCAGCTTGGGGGCGTTGGGTGCGTCCGTGGACCTTGGCCGCGTGGGTCTTTTTGACCATCGGTATCGGCCTTGGCTCTTGGTGGGCCTATTATGAGCTTGGTTGGGGCGGCTTTTGGTTCTGGGATCCGGTTGAAAACGCGTCCTTTATGCCATGGCTGTTTGCAGCTGCATTGCTCCACTCGGCCGTTGTGGTCGAAAAACGCGAAAGCCTGAAAGCATGGACGATCCTCTTGGCAATTCTGGCCTTTGGATTCTCACTCATCGGCACGTTCCTTGTGCGGTCTGGCGTGATTACCTCTGTCCATGCCTTCGCCAATGATCCCGAACGCGGCGTGTTTATCTTGCTCATCCTTGCCATCTTTATGGGCGGCTCGTTGGTTCTGTTTTCCATGCGCGCCTCTGCCATGACGGCCAAAGGTGTGTTCTCAATGGTCAGTCGCGAAACCGCGCTATTGACCAATAATATCTTGCTGGCCGTGGCCGCATTCGTGGTCTTTATCGGCACCATCTGGCCGCTCGTGGCCGAGGCATTTTGGGACCGTAAATTGTCCGTGGGCGCACCATTCTTTGATGCGGCCTTTACGCCGTTCTTTACCATTCTGGCCTTTATCTTGCCCGTTGGCGCGATGATGGCGTGGAAGCGCGCGCGCCTTGGGGCGACGCTCAAAAAACTGATCCCGTCGATGATCCTTGCGTTGGCTGTGTTTGGCCTGATTTGGTCGATTCAAACCCAAAAGACATTGCTTGGTCCCATTGGTTTGGCCCTTGGAATGTGGTTGATCGCGGGCGCATGTCAGGACCTTCTTTCCAAAACGGGCAAGGCGCGTGATCTGTCGCGGCTGTTTCGACTGCCGCGTGCGGATTGGGGACGTTTGTTTGCCCATGGTGGCCTGGGCGTAACCATTGCGGGGATCGCCGGTCTGACCGCATGGTCGGTAGAGGACATTCGTGTGGTCAACATTGGCGAGACGTTTGAGGTGTCGGGTTACACGATTTCACTGGATCAAGTCGAACGCAAACAAGGGCCGAACTACATCACAACCATGGCGTCGATGTCGGTGTTTGAGGGTGACAAAAAAGTGGCCACGCTACACCCCGAAAAACGCAACTATCCCGTCCAACAAATGCCTACGACCGAGGCGGGCATCGACAACGGGTTCTTGCGCGATGTCTATCTTGTCATCGGGGATGTGCAGGCCAATGGTGGATGGGCTGTGCGCACGTATATCAAGCCGCTTGCAAACTGGATTTGGGGTGGAACGATCATTATGTCATTCGGCGGCTTTTTGAGCCTGACCGATCGTCGATACCGTGTGGCCGCGGGCGCACGTCGTCGTAAAGACGCGGCAAAAGTAGCGGCTGCGGGAGTGCCCGCAGAATGA
- the argC gene encoding N-acetyl-gamma-glutamyl-phosphate reductase, giving the protein MTHKIAILGASGYTGAELVRLIATHPSMEIVALSGDRKAGMEMAQVYPHLRHMDLPALCKIEDIDFSDVDLAFCALPHATSQAVIKDVPSTTKVVDLSADFRLRDPEAYKKWYGKEHSAPELQKEAVYGLTEFYRDQIKDARLVAGTGCNAATGQFILRPLIAAGVIDLDTIILDLKVAVSGAGRALKEHLLFGELEDNAFGYAIGGQHRHLGEFDQEFSAIAGRDVRIQFTPHLIPATRGILATAYVSGEAGAVHYALANAYKDEPFIKVLPTGEAPNMKHVRGSNFCHIGVVADRIEGRCIVIGTLDNLTKGSSGQAIQNANLMLGLEETAGLMNAPMFP; this is encoded by the coding sequence ATGACCCATAAAATCGCCATTCTCGGAGCTTCCGGCTATACGGGTGCGGAACTTGTCCGTCTGATTGCAACGCATCCGTCGATGGAGATCGTGGCGTTGTCGGGGGATCGCAAGGCCGGAATGGAAATGGCGCAGGTCTATCCGCACCTGCGTCACATGGACTTGCCCGCGTTGTGCAAAATCGAGGATATCGATTTTTCGGATGTGGATTTGGCGTTTTGCGCCTTGCCCCACGCCACATCGCAAGCGGTGATCAAAGACGTGCCAAGCACGACCAAAGTCGTTGATTTGTCTGCCGATTTTCGCCTGCGTGATCCGGAGGCCTATAAAAAGTGGTACGGCAAAGAGCATTCCGCGCCCGAGTTGCAAAAAGAAGCGGTGTATGGCCTGACCGAATTTTACCGCGATCAGATCAAAGACGCGCGTCTTGTCGCGGGCACGGGGTGTAATGCCGCAACGGGCCAGTTTATCTTGCGTCCCTTGATTGCGGCGGGTGTGATTGATCTCGACACTATCATTCTGGATCTCAAGGTGGCCGTGTCGGGCGCGGGCCGTGCGCTCAAAGAGCATTTGTTGTTTGGTGAGTTGGAAGACAACGCCTTTGGCTATGCAATCGGGGGTCAACATCGTCATTTGGGCGAGTTTGACCAAGAGTTTTCCGCCATTGCCGGTCGTGACGTGCGCATTCAATTCACCCCGCATTTGATCCCCGCCACACGTGGCATTCTCGCCACCGCCTATGTGAGTGGCGAGGCTGGTGCGGTGCACTATGCCCTTGCCAACGCGTACAAAGACGAGCCGTTTATCAAGGTGCTGCCAACAGGCGAAGCGCCAAACATGAAGCATGTGCGCGGATCGAATTTTTGCCACATCGGCGTTGTTGCCGACCGTATCGAGGGGCGTTGTATTGTGATTGGCACGCTCGACAATCTCACCAAAGGCTCATCGGGGCAGGCGATCCAAAACGCCAATCTGATGCTTGGCCTTGAGGAAACGGCGGGTCTGATGAACGCGCCGATGTTCCCGTAA
- a CDS encoding lysophospholipid acyltransferase family protein, producing the protein MASQPPLSARQVARDITYASSAKTRSGRTLIRLMENATGRLRLIRRAAGYGADVEEGRDFWQVMVDRYGLELDVVGGALANIPATGPVIVVANHPYGILDGLMMGHILSVARGDFRILAHRVFKRAEDLDRVILPVSFEETKEAVALNLETRKEALRYLSEGGCIGVFPGGTVSTAARPMGQPMDPSWRAFTAKMIARSDATVVPIYFDGANSRLFQLASHLHNTLRMGLLIREFRARMGAPVHVVVGEPIAREKLEPYLRDPKKMMDFLRRETYSLSPTPVANFDHGYEFEVKHGAKPRKGLKDRY; encoded by the coding sequence ATGGCCAGTCAACCGCCACTGTCGGCGCGTCAGGTTGCGCGTGACATTACCTATGCCAGTTCGGCCAAAACCCGTTCGGGGCGGACGCTTATTCGCCTGATGGAGAACGCCACCGGTCGTCTGCGCCTGATCCGCCGCGCTGCGGGGTATGGTGCGGATGTCGAAGAGGGGCGCGATTTCTGGCAGGTGATGGTCGATCGCTACGGGCTTGAGCTGGATGTTGTGGGGGGGGCACTTGCCAATATTCCGGCCACGGGTCCGGTGATTGTCGTGGCCAATCACCCTTATGGCATCTTGGACGGGTTGATGATGGGCCATATCCTATCGGTAGCGCGTGGCGATTTTCGCATTTTGGCGCACCGCGTGTTCAAGCGGGCCGAGGATCTCGACCGTGTCATCCTGCCGGTGTCGTTTGAGGAAACCAAGGAGGCCGTGGCGCTCAATCTGGAAACGCGCAAAGAGGCGCTTCGGTATTTGAGCGAGGGCGGTTGCATTGGCGTGTTTCCGGGAGGGACAGTTTCGACGGCGGCGCGCCCGATGGGGCAACCGATGGATCCGTCATGGCGCGCATTCACGGCAAAAATGATTGCCCGATCGGATGCCACCGTGGTGCCGATCTATTTCGATGGGGCCAATTCTCGGCTGTTCCAATTGGCAAGCCATCTGCACAATACGTTGCGCATGGGGCTACTGATCCGTGAATTTCGCGCACGCATGGGCGCTCCCGTCCACGTGGTCGTGGGCGAACCGATTGCGCGTGAAAAACTGGAGCCATACTTGCGCGATCCTAAAAAGATGATGGATTTTCTGCGCCGTGAGACCTATTCACTATCTCCGACACCTGTGGCAAATTTCGATCACGGGTATGAGTTCGAAGTCAAACATGGGGCCAAGCCCCGAAAAGGTCTAAAGGACCGGTATTAA